From Streptomyces sp. TLI_053, a single genomic window includes:
- a CDS encoding MFS transporter — protein sequence MTSQIAPPAPVGKPSTGYRLRWAGLAVVLAAEVMDLLDTTIVGVAAPAVREDLGGSDAQIQWITASYTLAFAVLLITGGRLGDLFGRKRLFVLGATGFTLASALCAAAPGAGTLVAARTVQGLFAALLIPQGLGLIKAMFPPKELGTAFGLFGPVLGLSSVLGPTLGGYLTGADWFGLGWRAVFLINLPVGLLTVLAAGRILPGDRTTTNRTTSAATGTGTGTGTGRVDPVGVLVLGLAVLLLVYPLVQGRELGWPLWTFLSMAASVPTAWLFTVQQRGVLRRGGTPLIEPSLFGKRAFVSALATGLVFFAALSGLMLVFTLHLQLGLGWTPLHAGLSMIPLSIGVVVGAVLSGALLAPRYGRRVLHLGMVLAAAGALGLWATVDGATGLGSWQLAPGLAVAGLGLGLIMAPFFDIALAGVEESETGSASGVLNAQQQLGGSMGVALLGTAFFGWAPTEGFGHAAGLTYGLVAALLAAAFVIAFLLPRQARPDGEGH from the coding sequence ATGACCAGTCAGATCGCCCCACCCGCGCCCGTCGGAAAGCCGTCCACCGGCTACCGGCTGCGCTGGGCGGGACTCGCCGTCGTCCTCGCCGCCGAGGTGATGGACCTCCTCGACACCACCATCGTCGGCGTCGCCGCCCCCGCCGTCCGGGAGGACCTCGGCGGCAGTGACGCCCAGATCCAATGGATCACCGCGTCCTACACGCTCGCCTTCGCCGTCCTGCTGATCACCGGCGGCCGGCTCGGCGACCTCTTCGGCCGCAAGCGCCTGTTCGTCCTCGGCGCGACCGGCTTCACCCTCGCCTCGGCGCTCTGCGCGGCCGCGCCCGGTGCCGGCACCCTGGTCGCCGCCCGCACCGTGCAGGGCCTGTTCGCGGCACTGCTCATCCCGCAGGGGCTCGGGCTGATCAAGGCGATGTTCCCGCCCAAGGAGCTCGGCACCGCCTTCGGCCTGTTCGGCCCGGTCCTGGGACTCTCCTCGGTGCTCGGCCCGACCCTCGGCGGCTACCTCACCGGGGCCGACTGGTTCGGCCTCGGCTGGCGGGCGGTCTTCCTGATCAACCTGCCGGTGGGCCTGCTCACCGTCCTCGCCGCCGGGCGGATCCTGCCCGGCGACCGCACCACCACCAACCGCACCACCAGCGCCGCCACCGGCACCGGCACCGGCACCGGCACCGGCAGGGTCGACCCGGTCGGTGTGCTGGTGCTCGGGCTGGCCGTCCTGCTGCTGGTCTACCCGCTGGTGCAGGGCCGGGAGCTCGGCTGGCCGCTGTGGACCTTCCTCTCGATGGCCGCCTCGGTACCGACGGCCTGGCTCTTCACCGTCCAGCAGCGCGGCGTCCTGCGCCGCGGCGGCACCCCGCTGATCGAGCCCTCGCTCTTCGGGAAGCGGGCCTTCGTCTCGGCGCTCGCCACCGGGCTGGTCTTCTTCGCCGCCCTCTCCGGCCTGATGCTGGTCTTCACCCTCCACCTCCAGCTCGGTCTCGGCTGGACACCGCTGCACGCCGGGCTGTCGATGATCCCGCTCTCGATCGGCGTGGTCGTCGGAGCCGTGCTCTCCGGTGCCCTGCTCGCCCCCCGGTACGGCCGCCGGGTGCTGCACCTCGGCATGGTGCTGGCCGCCGCGGGCGCGCTCGGCCTGTGGGCCACCGTGGACGGGGCCACCGGCCTCGGCTCCTGGCAGCTGGCACCGGGACTCGCCGTGGCCGGCCTCGGTCTCGGCCTGATCATGGCGCCGTTCTTCGACATCGCGCTCGCGGGGGTCGAGGAGTCCGAGACCGGCTCCGCGTCCGGCGTCCTCAACGCCCAGCAGCAGCTCGGCGGCTCGATGGGCGTCGCCCTGCTCGGCACCGCGTTCTTCGGCTGGGCCCCCACCGAGGGGTTCGGGCACGCGGCCGGGCTGACCTACGGACTCGTCGCCGCGCTGCTCGCCGCGGCCTTCGTGATCGCCTTCCTGCTCCCCCGGCAGGCCCGTCCGGACGGCGAGGGGCACTGA